From Salinirubellus salinus, the proteins below share one genomic window:
- a CDS encoding sodium:calcium antiporter: MVLGLVPDSPAFAVLVVVLTTGLIWVGSGWLESSAEALSGYYGLPAVVQGSIVVAVGSSFPELVSVLVTALSGSFSMGVGAIVGSAIFNILVIPAVSGLAADGAVGADRTIVYKEAQFYMIAVSALVLTFALAVIYYPSGERLGGAVTRPLALIPLLLYGLYLFIQWQDVSDYEHDGTGHDVDVRRNWLFLAGGLAVILVGVEQLVGAVEVLNAAFGIPEFLAGVTIIAAATSLPDALVSVRTAREGRGVTSLGNVLGSNTFDLLVAIPLGVMIVGSATVSFAVAAPMFGVLTLATVLLFTVLRTDLELTDPESYLLLVSYLVFVAWVVGETVGVFDLVVGT; encoded by the coding sequence ATGGTACTCGGACTCGTCCCCGATTCGCCCGCCTTCGCCGTCCTCGTCGTGGTGCTCACGACTGGCCTCATCTGGGTGGGGAGCGGGTGGCTGGAGAGTTCGGCCGAGGCGCTGTCGGGGTACTACGGCCTGCCGGCGGTCGTGCAGGGATCCATCGTCGTCGCCGTCGGCTCCAGTTTCCCCGAACTCGTCAGCGTCCTCGTCACCGCGCTCTCCGGGTCGTTCTCCATGGGCGTCGGAGCCATCGTCGGCTCGGCCATCTTCAACATCCTCGTCATCCCGGCGGTCTCCGGCCTCGCGGCCGACGGTGCCGTGGGAGCGGACCGGACCATCGTGTACAAGGAGGCACAGTTCTACATGATCGCCGTCTCGGCGCTGGTCCTGACGTTCGCGCTCGCGGTCATCTACTACCCGAGTGGCGAGCGCCTCGGCGGGGCTGTGACCCGACCGCTCGCGCTCATCCCACTCCTGCTGTACGGGCTCTACCTGTTCATCCAGTGGCAGGACGTGAGCGACTACGAGCACGACGGGACGGGGCACGACGTGGACGTGCGCCGGAACTGGCTGTTTCTGGCGGGGGGACTGGCCGTGATACTCGTGGGCGTCGAACAGCTCGTCGGCGCCGTCGAGGTGCTCAACGCGGCGTTCGGCATCCCGGAGTTCCTCGCCGGGGTGACCATCATCGCGGCCGCGACGAGCCTCCCCGACGCGCTCGTGAGCGTCCGGACCGCCAGAGAGGGGCGCGGGGTCACCAGCCTCGGCAACGTACTCGGGTCGAACACGTTCGACCTGCTCGTCGCCATCCCGCTCGGCGTGATGATCGTCGGGAGCGCCACGGTCTCGTTCGCCGTCGCCGCACCGATGTTCGGCGTCCTGACGCTGGCGACGGTCCTGCTGTTCACCGTCCTCCGGACGGACCTCGAACTGACCGACCCCGAGTCGTACCTGCTGCTCGTCTCCTACCTCGTGTTCGTCGCGTGGGTCGTCGGCGAGACAGTGGGCGTGTTCGACCTCGTCGTCGGGACGTAG
- a CDS encoding gluconate 2-dehydrogenase subunit 3 family protein: MSLRLTRRDALAAIAAGGLVGGSLVASEIAVGERPDANEAAGERFDEHEIGTLVAVAAAVYPTAVSTDPSFVEAYTHRLSRERRAAMRDAMAALDTQTRRVRGRSFAALPPSAREATLRELGVDRVHPRPDGTDTERVRYHLVNTLLYALFSTPRGSELVGITNPVGYPGGYESLVRPPEGAEAADGGDST, from the coding sequence ATGAGCCTCCGCCTCACCCGGCGAGACGCGCTGGCGGCCATCGCCGCGGGCGGACTCGTCGGCGGGTCGCTCGTCGCCTCGGAGATCGCCGTCGGCGAGCGACCCGACGCGAACGAGGCGGCGGGCGAGCGGTTCGACGAGCACGAGATCGGGACGCTGGTGGCCGTCGCGGCCGCCGTCTACCCCACTGCCGTCTCGACGGACCCCTCGTTCGTCGAGGCGTACACGCACCGGCTCTCCCGCGAGCGGCGGGCCGCGATGCGCGACGCGATGGCCGCGCTCGACACGCAGACTCGACGGGTCCGCGGACGATCGTTCGCCGCGCTCCCGCCGTCGGCTCGCGAGGCGACACTGCGCGAACTCGGCGTCGACCGGGTCCACCCGCGGCCGGACGGGACCGACACCGAGCGCGTCCGCTATCACCTCGTCAACACGCTGCTGTACGCGCTGTTCAGCACGCCACGCGGGAGCGAACTCGTCGGCATCACGAACCCGGTGGGCTACCCCGGCGGCTACGAGTCGCTGGTGCGCCCGCCCGAGGGTGCCGAGGCGGCCGACGGGGGTGACTCGACGTGA
- a CDS encoding NYN domain-containing protein — protein sequence MLRELLGLADGQGASRVGLFVDGPNVLRDEFDVDLDDVRAAATAVGRLVVTRLYLDENAPSGLVKAAEAHGYEVVVTSGDVDVKLAVDAAELVTDGAIDTLAVASRDTDFKPVLELAARRGVRTLAIAPGTHGRSDALRSAAHDAVTLGE from the coding sequence ATGTTGCGGGAACTGCTGGGGCTCGCCGACGGCCAGGGAGCGTCACGTGTCGGCCTGTTCGTCGACGGGCCGAACGTGCTCCGCGACGAGTTCGACGTTGACCTGGACGACGTTCGAGCGGCCGCGACGGCCGTCGGCCGGCTCGTGGTGACGCGGCTCTACCTCGACGAGAACGCCCCCTCCGGACTCGTGAAGGCCGCCGAGGCGCACGGCTACGAGGTCGTGGTGACGAGCGGCGACGTGGACGTCAAGCTCGCCGTCGACGCGGCCGAACTCGTCACCGACGGCGCCATCGACACCCTCGCGGTGGCCTCGCGGGACACGGACTTCAAGCCCGTCCTCGAGCTGGCGGCCCGACGTGGGGTGCGGACGCTGGCCATCGCCCCCGGTACGCACGGTCGGTCGGACGCGCTGCGGTCGGCGGCGCACGACGCCGTGACGCTGGGGGAGTAA
- the gcvH gene encoding glycine cleavage system protein GcvH encodes MTFDVPDDCGYLETHEWAREQDGLVRVGITDFAQDELGDVVFVELPDEGDDLDADATFGVVESIKAVSDLYSPVSGTVTAVNEELFDRPELVNEDPFGDGWMLELDPADLGEMEDLLSPEAYREQTG; translated from the coding sequence ATGACATTCGACGTACCAGACGACTGCGGCTACCTCGAGACACACGAGTGGGCACGCGAACAGGACGGCCTCGTGCGGGTCGGCATCACCGACTTCGCACAGGACGAACTCGGCGACGTGGTGTTCGTCGAACTCCCCGACGAGGGCGACGACCTCGACGCCGACGCGACGTTTGGCGTCGTCGAGTCCATCAAGGCCGTCTCCGACCTCTACAGTCCGGTCTCGGGCACCGTCACCGCGGTGAACGAGGAACTGTTCGACCGGCCGGAGCTCGTCAACGAGGACCCGTTCGGCGACGGGTGGATGCTCGAACTCGACCCCGCGGATCTGGGTGAGATGGAGGACCTGCTCTCGCCGGAGGCGTACCGCGAACAGACCGGGTGA
- a CDS encoding ring-cleaving dioxygenase, with product MSTVTPGIHHVTCIAGDPQRNMDFWVEALGLRLVKRSINQDDPGTYHFFFADAEGSPGTSMTFFPWADLPQGTVGSGQVSRTAFRVPEGSLDFWESRFDEYGVEYDERVERFGETVLPFRDPDGLPVELVEVEIPDDDPTVPWTEWVPAEHAIRGFHSVTLWLADPQPTMELLETMGMERQGTEQAQGDTPGDERTRFAASGPVGKYVDVLPTIEASRQGHGTVHHVAFQTPTDEDQEAMREAVQGEGLRPTAQIDRHWFRSVYFREHGGVLFELATSGPGYDSDEPLDELGERLVLPGQFEARREEIEAQLPDVTIPRPNAAEADD from the coding sequence ATGAGTACGGTCACACCCGGCATCCACCACGTCACCTGCATCGCGGGCGACCCACAGCGGAACATGGACTTCTGGGTCGAGGCGCTGGGCCTGCGACTGGTCAAGCGCTCCATCAACCAGGACGACCCCGGCACCTACCACTTCTTCTTCGCCGACGCGGAGGGGAGTCCCGGCACGTCGATGACGTTCTTCCCGTGGGCCGACCTCCCCCAGGGGACGGTCGGGTCCGGACAGGTCTCCCGGACCGCGTTCCGCGTCCCCGAGGGGAGCCTCGACTTCTGGGAGTCCCGTTTCGACGAGTACGGCGTCGAGTACGACGAGCGCGTCGAGCGCTTCGGCGAGACCGTCCTCCCGTTCCGGGACCCCGACGGCCTCCCGGTCGAACTCGTCGAGGTCGAGATCCCCGACGACGACCCGACGGTCCCGTGGACCGAGTGGGTCCCGGCGGAGCACGCCATCCGCGGGTTCCACTCGGTGACGCTCTGGCTCGCGGACCCGCAGCCGACGATGGAGCTGCTAGAGACGATGGGGATGGAACGACAGGGGACCGAGCAGGCACAGGGTGACACACCCGGCGACGAGCGGACCCGGTTCGCCGCGAGCGGGCCGGTCGGGAAGTACGTCGACGTCCTGCCCACCATCGAGGCGAGTCGACAGGGCCACGGTACGGTCCACCACGTCGCGTTCCAGACACCGACCGACGAGGACCAGGAGGCGATGCGCGAGGCCGTCCAGGGTGAAGGGCTGCGCCCCACCGCGCAGATAGACCGCCACTGGTTCCGGTCCGTCTACTTCCGCGAGCACGGCGGGGTCCTGTTCGAGCTGGCGACGAGCGGTCCGGGCTACGACAGCGACGAACCCCTCGACGAACTGGGCGAGCGGCTGGTCCTGCCCGGCCAGTTCGAGGCGCGTCGTGAGGAGATAGAGGCGCAACTGCCGGACGTGACGATCCCGCGGCCCAATGCGGCCGAGGCTGACGACTGA
- the gcvT gene encoding glycine cleavage system aminomethyltransferase GcvT, producing MALRKPPLREAHAERGATFTEFGGWDMPVEFDSIRAEHSAVREAAGIFDVSHMGQIEVTGPDSETLMQRLTSNDVSALDPGEAQYGVITDEDGIILDDTVTYCLPESHPADYLFVPNAGHDEQMHGRWTGYRDDHDLDAVVENATDDTAMFAVQGPDAVGLAVEAFGGMVRDLSRFEATLATLEATGEVECLVARTGYTGEDGVEVVCPARAAAAVYDAFADAEPCGLGARDTLRIEAGFLLSGQDFDPEENPRTPYEAGLGWTVKLDTEFVGRDALEAAEAEGVDEKFVGFRLLDRGVPRHGYDIVNTEGTIVGEVTSGTMSPTLGEPVGMGYVPVEYADPGTVVRVVVRGQQKRARVQPLPFLDKP from the coding sequence ATGGCCCTACGGAAACCCCCGCTTCGCGAGGCCCACGCCGAGCGTGGCGCGACGTTCACGGAGTTCGGCGGGTGGGACATGCCCGTCGAGTTCGACTCCATCCGGGCCGAGCACAGCGCCGTCCGGGAGGCCGCCGGCATCTTCGACGTCTCGCACATGGGACAGATCGAGGTGACCGGTCCCGACAGCGAGACGCTGATGCAACGGCTCACGTCGAACGACGTGAGCGCACTCGACCCCGGCGAGGCGCAGTACGGCGTCATCACCGACGAGGACGGCATCATCCTCGACGACACCGTCACGTACTGCCTGCCGGAGAGCCACCCCGCGGACTACCTGTTCGTCCCGAACGCGGGCCACGACGAGCAGATGCACGGCCGCTGGACCGGCTACCGGGACGACCACGACCTCGACGCGGTGGTCGAGAACGCCACCGACGACACGGCGATGTTCGCGGTGCAGGGGCCGGACGCCGTCGGCCTCGCGGTCGAGGCCTTCGGCGGGATGGTCCGTGACCTCTCGCGGTTCGAGGCCACGCTCGCCACGCTGGAGGCCACCGGCGAGGTGGAGTGTCTCGTCGCGCGCACCGGCTACACCGGCGAGGACGGCGTCGAGGTCGTCTGCCCGGCCCGCGCCGCCGCGGCGGTGTACGACGCGTTCGCCGACGCCGAGCCCTGTGGCCTCGGCGCGCGCGACACCCTCCGCATCGAGGCGGGGTTCCTCCTCTCCGGGCAGGACTTCGACCCCGAGGAGAACCCCCGGACCCCCTACGAGGCGGGCCTCGGGTGGACGGTCAAACTCGACACCGAGTTCGTCGGTCGCGACGCGCTCGAAGCGGCCGAGGCGGAGGGCGTCGACGAGAAGTTCGTCGGGTTCCGCCTCCTCGACCGCGGCGTCCCGCGCCACGGCTACGACATCGTCAACACCGAGGGGACCATCGTCGGAGAGGTCACCTCCGGCACGATGTCGCCCACGCTCGGCGAACCCGTCGGCATGGGCTACGTCCCCGTCGAGTACGCCGACCCCGGCACCGTCGTCCGGGTCGTCGTCCGCGGCCAGCAGAAACGTGCACGAGTACAACCCCTCCCCTTCCTAGACAAACCATGA
- a CDS encoding condensation domain-containing protein → MSGRTAPTSEARVPFTPTELVVAHVERTTAPWNIQFELASRGPLDPDRLRAAVRTAIAHHPLAGAVHRRDSDSPTGHAWVVVDDPAVDLRTTTAGALEEFRGAFYGERLDLSTAPPFRVALARGAGPGDGDRVLFCTSHVPMDGVGTLALVRSVCRAYRGASLDTPSVPLAATRGTVERFGSRGVRPRLVRAGETASRLWTALTDPPSRLAPAGTDDAGWGFHHRTLGPALTDRLLGSRPSGVSVNDALLAALSLAVDDWNAAHDRPTDRVGLMVPVNARPADRFYETVAMYTPFVSVSTDRAARATPRRTLRAVARRTDRHRERDSAAWVADALGLFGPVLPSVAARGVPWLLDRTDRALLDTAVCSNLGRVPAFPGFDAERPAGLWFSPPTVMPMGAGLGVATLDGRVSLTLRYAREQFDPAAATRFTDGLCARLGDVV, encoded by the coding sequence ATGAGTGGACGCACGGCCCCGACCAGCGAGGCACGTGTCCCGTTCACCCCGACCGAACTGGTCGTCGCTCACGTCGAGCGGACGACCGCGCCGTGGAACATCCAGTTCGAACTCGCCTCGCGTGGGCCGCTGGACCCCGACCGACTCCGGGCGGCGGTCCGTACTGCCATCGCCCACCACCCGCTGGCCGGCGCCGTCCACCGTCGCGACTCCGACAGCCCCACCGGCCACGCGTGGGTCGTCGTCGACGACCCGGCCGTCGACCTCCGGACGACGACGGCGGGTGCCCTCGAGGAGTTCCGCGGGGCGTTCTACGGCGAGCGTCTCGACCTCTCGACGGCCCCTCCCTTCCGTGTGGCGCTCGCCCGTGGCGCCGGCCCCGGCGACGGCGACCGGGTGCTGTTCTGCACCAGCCACGTCCCGATGGACGGCGTCGGGACGCTCGCGCTCGTCCGGTCGGTCTGTCGGGCCTACCGCGGAGCGTCGCTCGACACGCCGAGTGTCCCGCTGGCGGCCACGCGGGGGACCGTCGAGCGGTTCGGCTCGCGGGGCGTCCGCCCCCGCCTCGTCCGCGCTGGCGAGACGGCTTCTCGCCTCTGGACGGCGCTCACCGACCCGCCGAGCCGGCTGGCGCCAGCCGGCACCGACGACGCGGGGTGGGGGTTCCACCACCGCACGCTCGGGCCGGCGCTGACGGACCGCCTCCTCGGGAGTCGGCCGTCGGGTGTCTCCGTCAACGACGCGTTGCTCGCGGCGCTCTCACTGGCCGTCGACGACTGGAACGCCGCCCACGACCGGCCCACCGACCGCGTCGGGCTGATGGTTCCGGTCAACGCCCGGCCGGCCGACCGGTTCTACGAGACGGTGGCGATGTACACCCCGTTCGTCAGCGTCTCGACCGACCGGGCGGCACGGGCCACGCCGCGGCGCACGCTCCGGGCGGTGGCGCGGCGCACCGACCGGCACCGGGAACGCGACAGCGCGGCGTGGGTGGCCGACGCACTGGGCCTGTTCGGCCCCGTCCTCCCGTCGGTGGCGGCCCGCGGGGTCCCGTGGCTCCTCGACCGGACCGACCGGGCCCTCCTCGACACCGCCGTCTGCTCGAACCTCGGGCGGGTCCCCGCGTTCCCCGGCTTCGACGCCGAGCGGCCGGCCGGACTCTGGTTCTCCCCGCCGACCGTGATGCCGATGGGGGCCGGACTGGGCGTGGCGACGCTCGACGGCCGCGTGAGCCTGACGCTGCGCTACGCTCGCGAGCAGTTCGACCCGGCCGCCGCCACACGGTTCACCGACGGGCTGTGCGCCCGACTCGGTGACGTGGTCTGA
- a CDS encoding TatD family hydrolase has protein sequence MTDPAATLDGPVLDDHLHLDPVNGRNTDAVREFARLGGTHLLVLNKPSWSLGVEVSEPDDFRDPLELTCEAVADATAVLPGRAWPVLGVHPALISRLVDRGFSPEAARDLMMGGIDVAAEFVADGPALAIKSGRPHYDVRDAVWDASNAVMCHAFERAAEVGCAVQLHTEGGSDFTEVTEWAEDRGLPAERVVKHYAGPRTEGPVPSVLASEENIEGAMEHGRPFMLETDFIDDPDRPGAVLGPKTVPKRTAWLVEEGHDDVVREAHVETPTRVYGIDTEATLE, from the coding sequence ATGACCGACCCCGCCGCGACGCTCGACGGGCCCGTCCTCGACGACCACCTCCACCTCGACCCGGTCAACGGCCGCAACACCGACGCAGTCAGGGAGTTCGCCCGCCTCGGCGGCACCCACCTGCTCGTGCTGAACAAGCCCTCGTGGAGCCTCGGGGTCGAGGTGTCCGAGCCGGATGACTTCCGCGACCCGCTCGAACTCACCTGCGAGGCGGTCGCGGACGCCACCGCGGTGCTGCCGGGGCGCGCGTGGCCCGTCCTCGGGGTCCACCCAGCGCTGATATCGCGGCTGGTCGACCGGGGATTCTCGCCCGAAGCGGCCCGTGACCTGATGATGGGCGGCATCGACGTGGCCGCCGAGTTCGTCGCCGACGGCCCGGCGCTCGCCATCAAGTCGGGGCGTCCCCACTACGACGTGCGCGACGCGGTCTGGGACGCCTCGAACGCGGTGATGTGCCACGCGTTCGAGCGGGCCGCCGAGGTGGGGTGTGCCGTCCAGCTCCACACCGAGGGTGGGAGCGACTTCACCGAGGTGACCGAGTGGGCCGAGGACCGCGGCCTCCCCGCCGAGCGGGTCGTGAAACACTACGCCGGCCCCCGCACCGAGGGGCCGGTCCCCTCGGTCCTCGCCAGCGAGGAGAACATAGAGGGGGCCATGGAACACGGCCGGCCGTTCATGCTCGAGACGGACTTCATCGACGACCCGGACCGACCGGGGGCGGTGCTCGGACCGAAGACGGTGCCCAAGCGGACGGCGTGGCTGGTCGAGGAGGGCCACGACGACGTGGTCCGCGAGGCGCACGTCGAGACGCCCACGCGGGTCTACGGTATCGACACCGAGGCGACGCTGGAATGA
- a CDS encoding GMC family oxidoreductase has protein sequence MSAADGDGVERSPSPRADVCIVGTGVAGALVGHRLAEAGRSVVFLEAGEWFDPASRIERMEFAIRPDTPDTRVWDMGGKRDRYSTSGTLDYPLNNARVKGVGGTTLHWQGNTPRFHEVDFELASEHGLGVDWPISYADLSPYYTTAEAELGVAGSAGDEGPPREADYPLPAFPKRYSDGLLVEACERLGISTRDAPQARNSEPYDGRSPCIGFSTCLPVCPSGAKYSADVTVRKAEAAGARVIDRARVVGLEHDDDGAIVAARYVTPDGVEHRQEARHFVLAAGAVETPRLLLLSASDAYPDGLANSSGTVGRYLMEHPVVGTVGRTDGPLDPEPIGFLTTTSEAFYGYERGPGSFVLEFRSDPPSVLDSALGGDAIGDVRQPAVWGDDLVAGDFTNREVSVNAQVEMLPRAENRVTLDHSRTDDLGNPVPDVSLSLSDHEYEAFEFAFEVQADILSEMGATPVRRTDPDTPAWAHHLMGTARMGTDPDESVVDASLRTHDHPNLSVVGASVFPTGAAANPVLTISALALRAAEDIDAGL, from the coding sequence GTGAGCGCCGCCGACGGGGACGGCGTCGAACGGTCCCCTTCGCCGCGGGCCGACGTCTGCATCGTCGGCACGGGCGTCGCGGGGGCGCTGGTCGGCCACCGCCTCGCCGAGGCCGGCCGCTCGGTCGTCTTCCTCGAGGCCGGCGAGTGGTTCGACCCCGCCAGCCGCATCGAGCGGATGGAGTTCGCCATCCGGCCGGACACGCCCGACACGCGCGTCTGGGACATGGGCGGCAAGCGCGACCGCTACAGCACGTCCGGGACGCTCGACTACCCGCTGAACAACGCCCGCGTGAAGGGTGTCGGCGGCACGACGCTCCACTGGCAGGGCAACACCCCGCGGTTCCACGAGGTGGACTTCGAGCTCGCCAGCGAACACGGCCTCGGGGTCGACTGGCCCATCTCGTACGCCGACCTCTCGCCGTACTACACGACGGCGGAGGCGGAACTCGGCGTCGCCGGGAGCGCCGGTGACGAGGGGCCGCCGCGCGAGGCCGACTACCCGCTCCCGGCGTTCCCGAAGCGTTACTCCGACGGCCTGCTGGTGGAGGCCTGCGAGCGACTCGGCATCTCCACGCGGGACGCCCCACAGGCGCGCAACTCAGAACCGTACGACGGCCGGAGCCCGTGTATCGGCTTCTCGACGTGTCTCCCGGTCTGTCCCTCCGGCGCGAAGTACAGCGCCGACGTGACCGTCCGGAAGGCCGAGGCAGCCGGCGCTCGCGTGATAGACCGCGCCCGCGTGGTCGGCCTCGAACACGACGACGATGGGGCCATCGTCGCCGCCCGCTACGTCACGCCGGACGGCGTCGAGCACCGGCAGGAAGCCCGGCACTTCGTCCTCGCGGCCGGCGCGGTGGAGACGCCGCGGCTGCTCCTGCTGTCTGCCTCGGACGCCTACCCCGACGGCCTCGCCAACTCCTCCGGCACCGTGGGTCGCTACCTGATGGAGCACCCCGTCGTCGGCACGGTGGGTCGGACCGACGGCCCGCTGGACCCCGAACCCATCGGGTTCCTGACGACGACCAGCGAGGCGTTCTACGGCTACGAGCGCGGTCCCGGGAGCTTCGTCCTCGAGTTCCGCTCGGACCCGCCCTCGGTACTGGATAGCGCGCTCGGCGGTGACGCCATCGGTGACGTCCGCCAGCCGGCGGTCTGGGGTGACGACCTCGTCGCTGGTGACTTCACCAACCGCGAGGTGAGCGTCAACGCCCAGGTGGAGATGCTCCCCCGCGCCGAGAACCGGGTGACGCTGGACCACTCCCGGACCGACGACCTCGGCAACCCCGTCCCGGACGTCTCGCTCTCGCTCTCCGACCACGAGTACGAGGCGTTCGAGTTCGCCTTCGAGGTGCAGGCCGACATCCTGTCCGAGATGGGGGCGACGCCGGTCCGGCGGACGGACCCCGACACGCCCGCGTGGGCACACCACCTGATGGGGACCGCGCGGATGGGCACCGACCCCGACGAGAGCGTCGTCGACGCGAGCCTCCGCACGCACGACCACCCGAACCTCTCGGTGGTCGGCGCGAGCGTCTTCCCGACCGGAGCCGCGGCGAACCCCGTCCTCACCATCTCGGCGCTGGCGCTCCGGGCGGCCGAGGACATCGACGCCGGACTGTGA
- a CDS encoding ATP-binding protein — protein sequence MRTATSDRLDGAVAATALVVLGVALVAAAIAHGIRYGTPQAQLALAATPGVMLLLGMVYVLWSSLHATTYRTVARWVFGGLAVFGGVVGAVLQYAPSSTLPTSEVVLQSVFFGGIGAVGGLLVGVKSVQAVDEARRAEEARTSALLFAAERDRLGNLSEVSYDLITVEDREDAVARLARGLESAFTEATCTVWLVDRIGDLAPADEETPASPGRAGKEAFETGEERVVTAPDGGGRLYVPLAEHGLLAVTLPSERGFDQRTRDLVRVYARTGQSALDRVTQQRELERQNERLEEFASVVSHDLRNPLSVIEGRAELALQTGETDQLEPVLRNVDRMDRLIDDLLTLAREGEEATERRPINVGRIVEDAWGSVDTARATLDQPERLPVVEVDPEQFQRVFENLFRNAVEHGGGDVTVTVSPLAGDDGEVSGFAVTDDGPGIPEGEHDAVFERGYTTGGNGLGLAIVDDIVRNHGGTVVAREAETGGARFEIRDVEPEEPVDRVETVA from the coding sequence ATGAGAACGGCCACCTCCGACCGACTCGACGGCGCCGTCGCCGCGACAGCGCTCGTCGTCCTCGGGGTGGCGCTCGTCGCGGCGGCCATCGCCCACGGCATCCGCTACGGTACGCCGCAGGCACAGCTCGCGCTGGCTGCCACGCCGGGCGTGATGCTGCTACTCGGGATGGTCTACGTGCTCTGGTCGAGCCTCCACGCGACCACCTACCGGACCGTCGCCCGGTGGGTGTTCGGCGGCCTCGCCGTGTTCGGCGGCGTCGTCGGCGCCGTACTGCAGTACGCCCCCAGTTCCACGCTCCCCACCTCCGAGGTGGTCCTCCAGTCGGTGTTCTTCGGCGGCATCGGCGCCGTCGGCGGCCTGCTCGTCGGCGTGAAGTCCGTCCAGGCGGTCGACGAGGCCCGCCGCGCCGAGGAGGCCCGGACCTCCGCGCTCCTGTTCGCCGCCGAGCGCGACCGGCTCGGGAACCTCTCCGAGGTGAGCTACGACCTCATCACGGTCGAGGACCGCGAGGACGCCGTCGCCCGGCTCGCACGCGGGCTGGAGTCGGCGTTCACGGAGGCGACCTGCACCGTCTGGCTCGTCGACCGCATCGGCGACCTCGCACCCGCCGACGAGGAGACCCCGGCCAGCCCCGGCCGCGCCGGCAAGGAGGCGTTCGAGACGGGTGAGGAGCGCGTCGTCACCGCTCCCGACGGTGGTGGCCGGCTCTACGTCCCGCTCGCCGAGCACGGCCTGCTCGCGGTCACGCTCCCCTCGGAGCGTGGGTTCGACCAGCGGACCCGCGACCTCGTGCGCGTCTACGCCCGGACGGGACAGTCGGCGCTCGACCGGGTGACCCAGCAGCGCGAACTCGAGCGACAGAACGAGCGGCTCGAGGAGTTCGCGAGCGTCGTCAGCCACGACCTGCGCAACCCCCTGTCGGTCATCGAGGGGCGTGCGGAACTCGCACTCCAGACCGGCGAGACGGACCAGCTGGAGCCGGTACTTCGCAACGTCGACCGGATGGATCGACTCATCGACGACCTGCTGACCCTCGCGCGGGAGGGGGAGGAGGCCACCGAGCGCCGGCCTATCAACGTCGGGCGCATCGTCGAGGACGCGTGGGGGAGCGTCGACACGGCACGGGCGACGCTGGACCAGCCCGAGCGCCTGCCGGTCGTCGAGGTCGACCCGGAGCAGTTCCAGCGCGTGTTCGAGAACCTGTTCCGCAACGCCGTCGAACACGGCGGGGGCGACGTGACCGTGACCGTCTCGCCGCTGGCCGGCGACGACGGCGAGGTGAGTGGGTTCGCCGTCACCGACGACGGCCCCGGCATCCCCGAGGGTGAACACGACGCCGTGTTCGAGCGTGGCTACACGACGGGCGGCAACGGTCTCGGCCTCGCCATCGTCGACGATATCGTCCGCAACCACGGCGGCACCGTCGTCGCCCGCGAGGCCGAGACGGGGGGCGCGCGCTTCGAGATCCGCGACGTCGAACCGGAGGAACCGGTCGACCGGGTCGAGACGGTCGCCTGA
- a CDS encoding adenylate kinase, protein MSQPKLLLLGPPGAGKGTQSSNLVERFGVEHVTTGDALRSNKGMDISDLGLEYDTPGEYMDAGELVPDAVVNEIVKTALEEADGFVLDGYPRNLDQAEYLDSITDLDVVASLSVSRDELVGRLTGRRVCSDCGTNYHVEFDQPEEEGVCDECGSDLVQRDDDTEETVRERLRVFDENTQPVIDFYDEQGELVEIDGEGTPDEVWANLEAAVEERL, encoded by the coding sequence ATGAGCCAGCCGAAACTGCTGTTGCTCGGGCCGCCGGGCGCAGGCAAGGGAACCCAGTCCAGCAACCTCGTCGAGCGGTTCGGCGTCGAACACGTGACGACCGGCGACGCGCTCCGGTCGAACAAGGGGATGGACATCTCCGACCTCGGGCTGGAGTACGACACGCCGGGCGAGTACATGGACGCCGGCGAGCTCGTCCCGGACGCGGTGGTCAACGAGATCGTCAAGACCGCGCTGGAGGAGGCCGACGGGTTCGTCCTCGACGGCTACCCCCGGAACCTCGACCAGGCCGAGTACCTCGACTCCATCACGGACCTCGACGTGGTCGCCTCGCTCTCGGTCTCCCGCGACGAACTCGTCGGCCGGCTGACCGGGCGCCGCGTCTGCTCCGATTGCGGGACGAACTACCACGTCGAGTTCGACCAGCCCGAGGAAGAGGGCGTCTGCGACGAGTGTGGTAGCGACCTCGTCCAGCGCGACGACGACACCGAGGAGACCGTTCGCGAGCGCCTGCGCGTCTTCGACGAGAACACCCAGCCCGTCATCGACTTCTACGACGAGCAGGGCGAACTCGTCGAGATCGACGGCGAGGGGACCCCGGACGAGGTCTGGGCGAACCTCGAGGCGGCCGTCGAGGAACGGCTGTAA